In Desulfuribacillus alkaliarsenatis, a genomic segment contains:
- a CDS encoding F0F1 ATP synthase subunit epsilon, whose protein sequence is MKTYLLEIVTPERKVYSDDVEMLITKAESGEIGILAGHTPLVASLAIGPLRVKKNGAEILMSIMKGFMEVTETKVVILAEAAELAEEIDIDRAMRAKERAEERIRAKEDVLDFKRAELALQRAVTRIKVSGK, encoded by the coding sequence ATGAAAACATATTTATTAGAAATTGTTACCCCAGAACGTAAAGTATATAGTGATGACGTAGAGATGCTAATAACAAAGGCAGAATCAGGGGAAATTGGTATTCTAGCAGGTCATACACCACTAGTAGCCAGTTTAGCTATAGGCCCACTACGAGTGAAGAAAAACGGTGCAGAAATATTAATGTCGATTATGAAAGGTTTCATGGAGGTTACTGAGACTAAGGTAGTAATTCTAGCCGAGGCGGCAGAGCTTGCAGAAGAAATCGATATTGATCGCGCTATGCGTGCAAAGGAACGTGCTGAAGAGCGCATCCGTGCTAAAGAAGACGTTCTTGACTTCAAACGCGCAGAGCTAGCACTGCAAAGAGCAGTTACTCGTATTAAAGTTAGTGGCAAGTAA
- a CDS encoding NADH-quinone oxidoreductase subunit A has translation MDLYLTSYTFVIFFLLLGIALPVGGLTFGRFLRPHNPYPEKLVTYESGILPTGDAQVRFKVAYYIIALEFVIFDVETIFFYPWAVAFDELGWFGVQIMLIFIFILAVGLAYSWKKKVLEWN, from the coding sequence ATGGATTTGTATTTAACGAGCTATACATTTGTAATCTTCTTTCTATTGCTTGGTATCGCACTTCCAGTAGGGGGGTTAACCTTTGGTAGATTTCTGAGACCACATAACCCGTATCCAGAGAAGCTCGTTACATATGAAAGTGGGATACTACCAACTGGTGATGCGCAAGTACGCTTTAAGGTTGCCTATTATATCATCGCCCTGGAGTTTGTCATATTTGATGTAGAGACAATATTTTTCTACCCTTGGGCAGTTGCCTTTGATGAGCTAGGATGGTTTGGTGTGCAAATAATGCTGATATTTATCTTTATTCTAGCTGTGGGGCTCGCATATTCGTGGAAAAAGAAGGTGCTTGAATGGAACTAA
- a CDS encoding NuoB/complex I 20 kDa subunit family protein, with protein MFEDFDPDVLEQVKQNVAFTKLEELKAWARTRSFWPMTFGLACCAIEMMATGAARYDLDRFGVIFRATPRHSDVMIVAGTVTKKMAPVLRRLYDQMPEPRWVIAMGSCAICGGPYYKGYSVLNGVDKIVPVDVYVPGCPPTPPALLDGIEKLRVKIRAEAKGKKVKVNGPK; from the coding sequence ATGTTTGAAGACTTTGATCCAGATGTATTAGAACAAGTAAAGCAAAATGTAGCTTTTACTAAGCTAGAAGAACTAAAAGCCTGGGCTCGAACGCGCTCCTTCTGGCCAATGACCTTTGGATTAGCTTGCTGCGCAATAGAAATGATGGCGACAGGAGCTGCTAGGTATGACTTGGACCGTTTTGGAGTAATATTTCGCGCGACGCCAAGACACTCTGATGTAATGATTGTAGCAGGTACTGTAACGAAGAAAATGGCGCCAGTACTTAGAAGACTATATGATCAAATGCCAGAGCCAAGATGGGTTATAGCGATGGGCTCGTGTGCTATATGTGGAGGTCCTTATTATAAAGGGTACAGCGTACTAAATGGTGTTGATAAAATAGTGCCAGTTGATGTCTATGTACCAGGCTGTCCGCCAACTCCACCAGCTTTACTTGACGGCATTGAAAAGCTACGGGTGAAAATACGTGCCGAAGCAAAGGGGAAGAAGGTGAAAGTCAATGGACCAAAATAA
- a CDS encoding NADH-quinone oxidoreductase subunit C: MDQNKLLEQIVDSFISTNGPDSIIESKLNYDCPYIVIDNQSWNRMTALLLRDDEALQFEYLSCVSGVDYPEEQMMEVVYMLYSITLNQNAVIKVRIPRDNPRIMSVKELWNSADYHEREAYDLLGIHFEGHPNLTRILLEDDWEGYPLRKDYEVDKAKLGLE, translated from the coding sequence ATGGACCAAAATAAGTTATTAGAGCAGATTGTTGATTCTTTTATTAGTACTAATGGTCCCGACTCGATTATAGAAAGCAAGCTAAACTATGACTGCCCTTATATTGTTATAGATAATCAATCATGGAATCGCATGACTGCATTATTACTTAGGGACGATGAAGCACTGCAATTTGAATACCTTAGCTGTGTGTCAGGTGTCGACTATCCAGAAGAACAAATGATGGAAGTGGTTTATATGCTTTATTCCATCACACTAAATCAGAACGCAGTAATTAAGGTTAGAATTCCAAGGGATAACCCAAGGATTATGTCCGTTAAGGAGCTCTGGAACTCTGCTGATTATCATGAGCGTGAAGCATACGACTTATTAGGAATTCATTTCGAGGGTCATCCTAACCTAACAAGAATCCTATTAGAAGATGATTGGGAAGGATATCCTTTACGTAAAGATTACGAAGTAGACAAAGCAAAACTAGGACTAGAATAG
- a CDS encoding NADH-quinone oxidoreductase subunit D, with amino-acid sequence MAIRTEEMMLNIGPQHPSTHGVFRIMVKIDGEIVNEAIPVVGYLHRGTEKIAEDLTYAQVNPYFDRLDYLNAMTNNYAWCYTVEKLMGIETPERAEYLRVINMELNRVASHLVWWGTFLLDIGALSPFIYAFRDREYILDLFNKICGARLTYTYMRIGGVRFDAPPGWIDEVKETVKLLRENIKEYDTLVTGNEVFQHRTMGVGVITKEQAIDWGLTGPVARASGVDFDIRRDDPYSIYDRFDYDIPVRTKGDVYAKYEVRLEEIRQSLNIVEQACEQIEKIDGPVLAKVPKIIKPPKGEIYCRVEGSKGELGVHLISDGTTKPYRMKTRRPSFVNVSILPELLKGENIANLVAIFGGLDVVLGEVDA; translated from the coding sequence ATGGCAATACGTACAGAAGAAATGATGTTAAATATAGGGCCTCAGCATCCTAGTACACACGGTGTATTTAGAATTATGGTAAAAATAGATGGTGAAATAGTTAACGAAGCAATACCTGTAGTTGGTTACCTGCATCGTGGTACGGAAAAAATTGCTGAGGACTTAACATATGCACAGGTAAACCCATATTTTGACCGTTTAGATTATCTGAACGCTATGACTAATAATTACGCATGGTGCTATACTGTCGAGAAATTGATGGGTATCGAAACACCAGAACGTGCTGAATACCTGAGAGTAATAAATATGGAGCTAAATCGCGTAGCGAGCCATCTAGTCTGGTGGGGAACATTCCTGCTTGATATTGGTGCATTAAGTCCGTTTATATATGCATTTAGAGATCGTGAATACATCCTAGACCTGTTTAACAAAATTTGTGGGGCAAGACTTACATATACGTACATGCGCATTGGTGGTGTTCGCTTCGATGCTCCTCCAGGATGGATTGATGAGGTAAAAGAAACTGTAAAACTATTACGTGAGAATATTAAGGAATATGACACATTAGTAACTGGTAATGAAGTGTTCCAGCATCGAACAATGGGTGTCGGAGTCATAACGAAAGAACAAGCTATTGATTGGGGACTAACAGGACCAGTGGCTAGGGCGAGCGGTGTAGATTTCGATATTCGTCGTGACGATCCATATTCAATATACGATCGCTTTGACTACGATATTCCAGTCAGAACAAAAGGTGACGTATACGCTAAATACGAAGTGCGACTTGAGGAAATTCGCCAATCACTAAACATAGTGGAACAGGCATGTGAGCAAATCGAAAAAATCGATGGTCCAGTACTTGCTAAGGTTCCGAAGATTATCAAGCCGCCTAAAGGCGAAATTTACTGCCGTGTTGAAGGCTCGAAGGGTGAGCTAGGTGTTCACTTAATCAGTGACGGTACTACAAAACCGTATCGTATGAAAACCCGACGACCATCATTTGTTAATGTGTCGATTCTACCAGAGCTTTTAAAAGGTGAGAACATAGCTAATTTGGTAGCGATTTTCGGTGGACTTGATGTTGTTTTAGGGGAGGTTGATGCATAG
- the nuoH gene encoding NADH-quinone oxidoreductase subunit NuoH: MNLLMITIYSVASLGALLLVVMYTIYFERKVIGFMQVRIGPNRHGWKGLLQSPADVMKLMLKEDIIPANVDRNIFLIAPIIAFAPSFMVLATIPWSERLTGADLNVGVLYFVGVSSITTIGILMGGWSSNNKYSLLGAMRGVAQMISYEIPLVMSIIGVVILAGSLNLREIVLAQQTMGVWFIIPQFLAFVVYMIAAVAELNRSPFDLPEAESELVSGYHTEYTGFRMAFFFLAEYVYAIAIAALATTLFLGGWLGPAFLPGIVWFFLKMSLFVFVFFWLRATMPRARVDQLMTFGWKVLIPLALLNIVITAVVKAWMG, from the coding sequence ATGAATCTACTAATGATTACAATATACTCTGTCGCATCACTTGGTGCTTTGCTATTAGTTGTCATGTATACCATCTATTTCGAGCGTAAGGTTATTGGTTTTATGCAGGTACGTATTGGGCCTAACCGCCACGGTTGGAAGGGATTATTACAGTCTCCTGCTGACGTTATGAAACTAATGCTTAAGGAAGATATCATACCAGCGAACGTAGATCGTAATATATTCCTGATAGCACCGATAATTGCCTTTGCGCCATCATTTATGGTTTTAGCAACAATTCCTTGGTCCGAAAGACTAACGGGTGCAGACTTAAACGTTGGTGTGCTTTACTTCGTTGGAGTATCATCAATCACTACGATAGGAATTCTTATGGGTGGTTGGAGCTCGAATAATAAGTACTCTCTGTTAGGTGCTATGCGTGGTGTCGCACAGATGATAAGCTACGAAATCCCATTAGTTATGTCAATCATTGGTGTAGTAATCCTAGCTGGATCACTAAACCTACGGGAGATAGTACTTGCTCAGCAAACAATGGGAGTATGGTTTATTATACCGCAATTCTTAGCCTTTGTTGTCTATATGATAGCTGCCGTAGCTGAACTAAATCGTTCGCCTTTTGACTTGCCAGAGGCCGAATCAGAGCTAGTGTCGGGATATCATACTGAATATACAGGCTTTCGTATGGCGTTCTTTTTCCTTGCGGAATATGTATATGCAATTGCAATTGCAGCGTTAGCTACTACTCTGTTCTTAGGTGGATGGCTTGGACCAGCATTCCTACCAGGAATCGTATGGTTCTTTTTGAAAATGTCACTGTTTGTATTTGTATTCTTCTGGCTACGTGCAACAATGCCACGTGCTAGAGTCGATCAATTGATGACCTTTGGCTGGAAGGTACTAATACCATTAGCATTACTAAATATCGTAATTACTGCCGTAGTCAAAGCGTGGATGGGGTGA
- a CDS encoding NuoI/complex I 23 kDa subunit family protein, with protein MFRFLKGFGVTLNYFRKKKVTVMYPDVKEVMPERFRGVQRLMTERCIVCNMCVKVCPTEVISLTGEKDEETKKKVLTSYDIEFERCIRCEFCSEVCPTEAIVFTTKYDNLSVIDRSKMKIDQQWLEDNHIFGNYTTPEEKAKQDAIKAEAKAKAKAAAEAKKAKEAAEAKPEAEAKPEAKAKPEAEANNAAKSEAKVTADVMKDVNATKAQQEGAEAKAIDQAIKAPGAKTQATDQAAATPAAKNEVDNKQDNNKGEGGDRK; from the coding sequence ATGTTTCGTTTTTTAAAGGGGTTTGGTGTTACACTCAATTACTTTAGAAAAAAGAAAGTCACCGTCATGTACCCAGATGTTAAGGAAGTAATGCCAGAACGCTTTCGTGGAGTACAACGCCTGATGACGGAACGGTGCATTGTGTGTAACATGTGTGTGAAAGTATGTCCGACAGAGGTTATCTCCTTAACTGGAGAAAAGGACGAAGAAACAAAGAAAAAAGTCTTAACAAGCTACGATATAGAATTTGAGCGCTGCATTCGCTGTGAGTTTTGCTCGGAGGTATGCCCGACGGAAGCAATCGTATTTACAACTAAGTACGACAACCTATCGGTAATCGACCGCAGCAAGATGAAAATCGACCAGCAGTGGTTAGAGGATAACCACATCTTTGGTAACTATACAACACCGGAGGAAAAGGCAAAGCAGGATGCTATTAAAGCCGAAGCCAAAGCAAAGGCAAAGGCTGCTGCAGAAGCTAAGAAGGCAAAGGAAGCAGCAGAAGCAAAGCCTGAGGCAGAAGCAAAGCCTGAAGCAAAAGCTAAGCCTGAGGCAGAAGCTAACAATGCTGCGAAATCAGAAGCTAAGGTTACTGCAGATGTTATGAAGGATGTAAACGCTACAAAAGCTCAACAGGAAGGTGCCGAGGCGAAGGCGATAGATCAAGCCATCAAAGCACCAGGAGCAAAAACTCAAGCTACTGACCAAGCTGCAGCTACACCAGCTGCAAAGAATGAAGTAGATAATAAACAGGATAATAACAAGGGTGAAGGAGGGGATCGTAAGTGA
- a CDS encoding NADH-quinone oxidoreductase subunit J, which translates to MTGELAVFFVLAIVAIACAVLMISAQRMAHMILSMVFTFLAIAGLYFLLRAEFIGVVQIIVYVGAMAILFVFAVMMTEHKVVSFGPEKHQVHKVLSFVGVGALLAGMLYGISTLDMPANQSPQYIGSAKDIGLELYGYYVIAFEAVAILLLVALVGAIVIARKEAD; encoded by the coding sequence GTGACAGGAGAATTAGCAGTATTTTTTGTCCTAGCAATCGTGGCTATCGCTTGTGCGGTACTAATGATAAGTGCACAGCGCATGGCCCATATGATCCTCTCGATGGTGTTTACCTTTTTAGCAATTGCGGGACTGTATTTCTTACTAAGAGCAGAATTTATTGGAGTCGTTCAGATTATAGTTTATGTCGGAGCAATGGCGATTTTATTCGTATTCGCTGTTATGATGACGGAACACAAAGTTGTGTCCTTCGGTCCTGAAAAACACCAAGTGCACAAAGTGTTATCCTTCGTGGGAGTTGGTGCATTACTAGCGGGTATGCTCTATGGGATTTCTACATTAGATATGCCAGCGAATCAATCTCCACAGTACATTGGTTCAGCCAAGGATATAGGTTTAGAGCTTTACGGATATTACGTAATAGCCTTTGAAGCTGTAGCGATTCTGTTATTAGTAGCTTTAGTTGGAGCTATAGTAATCGCTAGAAAGGAGGCTGACTAA
- the nuoK gene encoding NADH-quinone oxidoreductase subunit NuoK → MPLTSYLALAAILFCVGLYGVLTKRNLVIVLVSIELMLNAVNINLVAFSSLGPVANITGQVFTLFIISVAAAEAAVGLAILIALFRNRGTVDSRKHNLLRW, encoded by the coding sequence ATACCATTAACATCTTATTTAGCCTTAGCTGCTATCTTATTCTGTGTAGGACTTTACGGAGTTCTAACAAAAAGGAATCTTGTAATAGTACTTGTATCAATTGAATTAATGCTTAATGCAGTTAACATTAACTTAGTTGCATTTTCTAGTCTTGGACCGGTTGCCAACATTACAGGGCAAGTGTTTACCCTCTTTATCATATCGGTAGCCGCTGCTGAGGCAGCTGTAGGTCTTGCAATTCTAATCGCACTCTTTAGAAATCGCGGAACGGTTGATAGTCGCAAACACAATTTATTGCGTTGGTAG
- the nuoL gene encoding NADH-quinone oxidoreductase subunit L, with protein MIQYAWLIPVFPLLAFVLLVLFGKQIKEKAAYVGIVALLASFGMSVIVLIERIGGETVRFVFNWLTFGDTTITMGFEVTALNAMMLVIVTLVSLLVHMFSRDYLHDDARIEVFFSYLGLFTFSMLGLVLAPNILQLFIFWELVGLCSYLLVGFWYFKPEAAAAAKKAFLTTRIGDVGLFIGLILTFIYTGSFEYDAIFAALNANLVDQTMITIIALLIFLGAVGKSAQFPLHVWLPDAMEGPTPVSALIHAATMVAAGVYLVAVMYPMFVMSDTALTVVAYTGAITALFAATIGLVQNDIKRILAYSTVSQLGLMVLALGTFGYVAALFHLMTHAFFKALLFLGSGSVIHGVHSQDINDMGGLWSKMRTTAVTFLIGCLAIAGIPPLAGFWSKEEILANAWVHGGFFLFAIAALTAVLTGFYMFRLFFKTFTGEYRGKHKPHESGPFMTIPLIVLAALALVAGFANASFWDYPLERFLLAGTLIGPQVHAETWMIFLSIVIALAGIVPAYLIYGKQVIKSENIRNSFPFAYQLLRDKYYIDELYINVIVKPVVSLGKGLWAMDRHIIDGLVNVAGRSAGQAGGSLGKQHNGQVQTYGVVTVLGGIALFAIAFLVRGYM; from the coding sequence ATGATACAATACGCCTGGTTAATACCTGTCTTCCCACTACTAGCCTTCGTGCTGCTCGTTCTTTTTGGTAAACAAATTAAAGAGAAAGCAGCATATGTAGGGATTGTTGCCCTATTGGCTTCGTTTGGGATGTCGGTAATCGTATTAATAGAACGAATTGGTGGAGAGACGGTTCGCTTTGTCTTTAACTGGCTAACATTTGGTGATACAACAATTACGATGGGCTTTGAAGTAACGGCTTTAAACGCAATGATGCTCGTAATTGTAACCCTAGTTAGTTTGTTAGTGCATATGTTTTCGCGAGATTATCTCCATGATGATGCAAGAATAGAAGTGTTTTTCTCATACTTAGGGCTATTTACTTTTTCGATGCTTGGGTTAGTATTAGCACCTAATATTCTACAGTTATTCATTTTCTGGGAGTTAGTAGGTTTGTGCTCGTACCTATTAGTTGGGTTCTGGTACTTTAAGCCAGAGGCGGCTGCAGCTGCGAAGAAGGCCTTCCTAACTACGAGAATTGGTGATGTTGGTCTATTTATTGGTTTGATATTGACGTTTATTTATACAGGTTCATTTGAGTATGATGCAATATTTGCAGCATTAAATGCAAACCTTGTAGATCAGACAATGATTACAATCATTGCACTTTTAATCTTCCTAGGGGCAGTTGGTAAATCGGCACAGTTTCCGCTACATGTATGGTTGCCTGATGCTATGGAAGGTCCGACACCAGTTAGTGCCTTAATCCATGCCGCAACAATGGTTGCCGCTGGTGTGTATTTAGTAGCGGTTATGTATCCGATGTTTGTTATGTCAGATACGGCATTGACGGTAGTTGCGTATACTGGTGCCATTACAGCACTGTTTGCAGCGACTATAGGACTTGTGCAAAATGATATTAAACGTATCCTTGCCTATTCAACCGTCAGTCAATTAGGATTAATGGTGTTAGCGCTTGGTACATTTGGTTACGTAGCAGCACTTTTCCACCTAATGACACATGCATTCTTTAAAGCGCTATTATTCCTAGGTTCAGGTAGTGTAATCCATGGAGTACATAGTCAAGATATTAATGACATGGGTGGATTGTGGTCGAAGATGCGGACGACTGCAGTTACCTTCTTAATTGGATGTTTGGCGATTGCTGGTATCCCGCCACTTGCAGGGTTCTGGAGTAAGGAAGAAATACTAGCAAATGCTTGGGTACACGGTGGATTCTTCTTATTCGCCATCGCTGCCCTTACGGCAGTCCTGACAGGTTTTTATATGTTTAGATTATTCTTTAAGACATTTACTGGGGAATATCGTGGGAAGCATAAGCCACACGAAAGCGGTCCATTTATGACAATTCCGTTGATTGTCCTAGCAGCACTAGCTCTTGTAGCTGGTTTTGCAAACGCTTCATTTTGGGATTACCCGTTAGAAAGATTTTTATTAGCGGGGACATTGATTGGGCCACAGGTACATGCTGAGACATGGATGATTTTCCTGTCCATAGTAATTGCCTTAGCTGGGATTGTTCCAGCGTACTTAATCTACGGAAAACAAGTTATAAAAAGTGAAAATATTAGAAACAGCTTCCCGTTTGCCTATCAATTATTACGTGATAAATACTACATCGATGAGCTTTATATCAATGTCATAGTTAAGCCTGTTGTTAGCTTAGGCAAAGGTCTATGGGCGATGGATCGACACATCATTGATGGCTTAGTCAATGTAGCTGGTCGCTCTGCTGGCCAAGCAGGAGGAAGCCTGGGCAAACAGCATAACGGTCAAGTACAGACATATGGAGTAGTTACAGTACTTGGTGGTATTGCCTTATTTGCTATAGCGTTTCTGGTAAGGGGGTATATGTAA
- a CDS encoding complex I subunit 4 family protein produces the protein MIPNILSWLVFFPLVGLLITFFIPKDNVSTIRTVAVAVTAVTLVLSLMLWVAFDTTQVGMQFEENYRWFDVGFVQFNYDLGVDGLSLPMILLTTIVTFLAVIASFNIKDRTKEYFMWLFALQTGMTGVFVALDMLLFFLFFELTLIPMFFIIGIWGGKEREYAAFKFLVYTGLGSIVMLLGFFALFLYGAVATGFTETTFNMIRLSEIFASPMAADVVSSGVKAAIFLTIFIAFAVKLPIFPFHTWLPDAHVQAPTPASMILAGVLLKMGAYGLIRIGYGILPEAAAQFATLIAILGVINILYGAMLALVQKDLKKLIAYSSISHMGIVLLGVASYTTQGMQGAIFQMVSHGFISALLFFMVGAIYERTHTRMLADLGGLSKSMPILAGFMLAAAMASVGLPGLSGFVSELLAFMGIFAAAPEIIPAAKTIAVIGALGIILTAAYLLWAIQRTTFGHIRDEYKDLPDARKLEYIPMVTLFGLSLLIGVYPAILGDVINITVIDLVSRIGG, from the coding sequence ATGATTCCAAACATTCTTAGTTGGTTAGTGTTTTTCCCACTAGTTGGATTATTGATTACCTTCTTCATTCCTAAGGATAATGTTAGTACTATCCGCACAGTCGCTGTAGCAGTTACAGCAGTAACTCTAGTGCTATCACTGATGCTATGGGTGGCTTTTGATACAACCCAGGTTGGTATGCAGTTTGAGGAGAATTATCGTTGGTTCGATGTTGGCTTCGTCCAATTCAACTATGACCTTGGTGTTGATGGTTTATCGCTACCGATGATACTACTAACAACGATTGTCACGTTTTTAGCGGTTATTGCGTCCTTTAACATTAAGGATCGGACCAAAGAATACTTTATGTGGCTATTCGCCCTGCAGACGGGTATGACGGGCGTGTTTGTTGCACTAGATATGTTATTGTTCTTTCTGTTCTTTGAGCTTACACTAATTCCGATGTTCTTTATTATCGGTATCTGGGGTGGCAAGGAGCGTGAATACGCAGCATTTAAGTTTTTAGTATATACAGGTTTAGGAAGTATTGTAATGCTGTTAGGATTCTTCGCACTCTTCCTATACGGAGCAGTAGCGACGGGCTTTACAGAAACAACATTTAACATGATCCGCCTGTCAGAAATTTTTGCAAGTCCAATGGCTGCTGATGTTGTCAGTTCTGGTGTGAAGGCAGCAATATTCTTAACTATCTTTATCGCCTTTGCTGTAAAACTACCAATATTCCCATTCCATACATGGTTACCTGACGCCCACGTGCAGGCACCAACTCCAGCAAGTATGATACTAGCGGGAGTACTACTTAAAATGGGAGCATATGGACTGATACGTATCGGCTATGGAATTTTGCCAGAAGCAGCAGCCCAATTCGCAACACTGATAGCCATACTCGGTGTGATCAATATCCTTTATGGAGCCATGCTAGCGCTCGTACAGAAGGATTTAAAGAAACTTATTGCCTACTCTAGTATTAGTCATATGGGTATCGTTTTACTTGGAGTAGCATCTTATACTACGCAAGGGATGCAGGGTGCAATATTCCAAATGGTATCCCACGGGTTTATCTCAGCGTTACTGTTCTTCATGGTTGGAGCAATTTATGAGCGTACCCATACGCGCATGCTAGCAGACCTTGGAGGATTATCGAAATCGATGCCTATCTTAGCAGGATTTATGCTAGCGGCAGCGATGGCCTCGGTTGGTCTACCAGGATTATCTGGTTTCGTCAGTGAGCTTTTAGCCTTTATGGGTATTTTCGCTGCAGCACCTGAGATTATCCCAGCTGCTAAGACAATCGCCGTCATTGGCGCCTTGGGTATTATCCTCACAGCAGCATATCTGCTCTGGGCTATCCAGCGGACAACGTTTGGCCATATACGAGATGAATACAAAGATTTGCCAGACGCTCGTAAACTTGAGTATATTCCAATGGTAACATTATTTGGCTTAAGCTTACTTATTGGAGTGTATCCGGCAATCTTAGGAGACGTTATTAACATTACAGTAATCGACTTAGTGTCGAGGATAGGGGGTTAA
- a CDS encoding NADH-quinone oxidoreductase subunit N, with product MSENVFNADWSLMTPEIVLVAFGLLILIIDFMTGVRGRKISLGMMSVFAIVVTMVLVISDNRIGTIGHTFVLDPFAVLFKTVILAGVGLVILISMSYMEKHKDIYQGEFYYLLLFAAAGAMLMTSSADLITLYIGLEILSISSYCLAGFRKNYVKSNEAAMKYVILGGVASAFILYGMSFIYGLIGSTSLLTIGQQIPQVYADYPFLVIMSVLFMLVGFGFKISVVPFHMWAPDVYEGAPTPITAFLTVVSKVAAFAILLRVFSLGFGGIFSHWYFYIAAIAAVTMIVGNVVALTQTNIKRLMAYSGIAQAGYLLVPLAAPLAWDVTLSQIMFYAVAYLFMTIGAFAVITLVTDDRDSEELSSFAGLAQRSPFLAFAMTVFLVSLAGLPITAGFIGKFYIFLGVMATETYWLAIIMAITSIISFYYYFGIIKQMYMRPTEESKLVPSTSLSVVVAIALIGTIGLGLLPGFLMDILTASVWMQF from the coding sequence ATGAGCGAAAATGTTTTCAATGCTGACTGGTCTTTAATGACCCCAGAAATTGTCCTTGTTGCCTTTGGTTTGTTAATTCTAATTATTGACTTTATGACTGGAGTACGTGGTCGTAAGATTTCCCTCGGAATGATGAGCGTATTTGCCATTGTCGTTACGATGGTACTGGTCATATCTGATAATCGCATTGGAACCATTGGACATACCTTTGTTCTGGACCCATTTGCCGTATTATTTAAAACCGTAATCCTTGCTGGTGTAGGACTTGTCATCCTAATTTCCATGAGTTATATGGAAAAGCATAAGGACATATACCAAGGGGAATTTTACTACCTGTTGCTATTTGCTGCTGCAGGTGCGATGCTTATGACGTCGTCAGCAGACTTAATTACACTATATATAGGACTTGAGATTTTAAGTATTTCATCCTATTGCTTAGCGGGCTTCCGTAAAAACTATGTGAAGTCGAACGAAGCAGCTATGAAATACGTAATTCTTGGCGGTGTGGCATCAGCCTTTATCCTATACGGAATGTCATTTATCTATGGTTTAATTGGTTCTACGAGCCTATTAACTATTGGGCAGCAGATTCCACAGGTATACGCTGATTATCCTTTCCTGGTAATTATGTCGGTACTATTTATGCTTGTAGGTTTTGGCTTTAAGATTTCAGTTGTACCGTTTCATATGTGGGCGCCAGATGTTTATGAGGGTGCACCAACACCAATAACGGCGTTTCTAACTGTCGTATCTAAGGTGGCAGCATTTGCGATTTTACTACGTGTATTCTCTCTAGGATTTGGGGGGATATTCTCACACTGGTACTTCTATATTGCAGCTATCGCGGCAGTAACGATGATTGTTGGTAACGTCGTGGCCTTAACACAGACGAATATAAAACGCCTGATGGCCTACTCGGGAATTGCCCAGGCGGGGTACCTGCTAGTACCATTAGCAGCACCGCTAGCTTGGGATGTTACCTTAAGCCAAATTATGTTCTATGCCGTTGCCTATCTGTTCATGACTATTGGAGCATTTGCGGTCATTACATTGGTGACAGACGACAGAGACTCGGAGGAGCTATCTAGCTTTGCTGGTCTAGCTCAACGCTCACCGTTCTTAGCCTTTGCCATGACAGTATTCCTAGTGTCATTGGCAGGATTACCAATAACGGCAGGCTTTATCGGGAAGTTTTACATTTTCCTAGGTGTTATGGCCACTGAAACATATTGGCTAGCAATCATTATGGCAATAACGAGTATCATCTCATTCTACTATTACTTTGGCATTATTAAGCAAATGTACATGCGTCCAACAGAAGAATCGAAGCTCGTGCCTTCTACCAGCTTGTCAGTAGTTGTAGCTATAGCTTTAATTGGAACAATCGGGCTTGGTTTATTACCAGGATTTTTGATGGATATATTGACAGCTTCAGTTTGGATGCAGTTCTAA